The Leptospira sp. WS39.C2 genome contains a region encoding:
- a CDS encoding HIT family protein, protein MNCPICEAHKNPTEILFENEFWILRKANQNLEGYLYLEIKGHIDSWSQLTLEQFESYGRALHKGTEIVQSFHPEKMYMTAIAERVPHLHVHLIPRFSGQTPGIDHISQATGPGFPKPM, encoded by the coding sequence ATGAACTGTCCTATTTGCGAAGCCCATAAAAATCCAACTGAAATCCTTTTTGAAAATGAGTTTTGGATCTTAAGAAAAGCAAACCAAAACTTAGAGGGATACCTTTACTTAGAAATTAAGGGACATATAGATTCATGGAGCCAATTGACTTTGGAACAATTTGAATCCTATGGACGAGCCCTCCATAAGGGAACCGAGATTGTCCAAAGTTTCCATCCAGAAAAAATGTACATGACAGCCATTGCGGAACGGGTTCCCCATTTGCATGTGCATCTCATCCCGAGATTCAGTGGCCAAACTCCTGGTATTGACCACATCTCGCAAGCAACTGGACCCGGATTTCCAAAACCTATGTAA
- a CDS encoding polyphosphate kinase — protein sequence MEGIETLQERFFLLQRESANQKIAHIFILEGFASTGKGSILQDLTIRLDPRKFKVYSPYVDQSEDRGFPFLWNFWKVLPRYGEFLFYLNTYYSRLAYLRSQKKISLSEYDQRLLSILNTERILSKDKIIIHKFFLHLSKKEQKKRLLEAKKKKKNWELSAYDKDQREHYKRYAEIFDSILSSSRTIDSPWLIISSDKKDNTKLLVFEAILKRLEHTLNYDSKSNLQMIQRGMELIP from the coding sequence ATGGAAGGAATTGAAACTCTACAAGAGCGCTTTTTTCTTTTACAAAGAGAAAGTGCGAATCAAAAAATCGCACATATATTTATTTTGGAAGGATTTGCTTCTACAGGAAAAGGTTCGATCTTACAAGACTTAACCATTCGGTTGGACCCACGAAAATTTAAAGTGTATTCTCCTTATGTGGACCAATCAGAAGATAGAGGTTTCCCTTTTTTATGGAATTTTTGGAAAGTATTACCTCGGTATGGAGAGTTTCTTTTTTATTTAAACACATATTACAGTCGTTTGGCGTATCTGCGTTCTCAGAAAAAAATTAGTTTATCTGAATATGACCAAAGGTTATTGTCTATCCTCAATACAGAAAGGATTCTATCAAAAGACAAAATCATCATACATAAATTCTTTTTACATCTCTCCAAAAAAGAGCAAAAAAAACGATTGTTGGAAGCAAAAAAAAAGAAAAAGAATTGGGAACTGTCCGCTTACGATAAAGACCAAAGAGAACATTACAAACGTTACGCAGAGATATTTGATTCAATATTAAGTTCGTCTCGTACTATCGATTCGCCTTGGTTGATTATCTCCAGTGATAAAAAAGACAATACAAAACTTTTGGTGTTTGAAGCAATTTTGAAAAGACTTGAACATACCTTAAATTACGATTCAAAATCCAATTTACAAATGATCCAACGTGGAATGGAGCTCATTCCATGA
- a CDS encoding UDP-galactose-lipid carrier transferase, translating into MKEISLKSRILNLSQLDLRLALSNDEYQIQMKELKNKVRELTFLAKSKNRPILVVFEGWDAAGKGGAIRRLTSEIDPRLFEVHNISAPNSEEIQHHYLWRFWNRIPKVGHVGIFDRSYYGRVLVERVEGFANKSEWERAYEEIFLFEEQLQSFGTIILKFWLHISFEEQFNRFEARKNDPLKRWKLTDEDWRNRDKWPMYEEAANEMFVKTDSPKAPWHLVPANDKYFARLMVLEAVTKRLEEELE; encoded by the coding sequence ATGAAAGAAATTTCCTTAAAATCTAGAATTCTAAATTTAAGCCAATTGGATCTTCGTTTGGCACTTTCGAATGATGAATACCAAATCCAAATGAAAGAATTAAAAAACAAAGTTAGGGAACTTACATTTTTAGCAAAATCCAAAAACAGACCCATTTTAGTTGTATTTGAAGGATGGGATGCCGCAGGTAAAGGTGGTGCCATTCGTCGTTTAACATCAGAAATTGACCCTCGTTTATTTGAAGTGCATAATATCTCTGCCCCAAACTCAGAAGAAATCCAACACCATTATCTCTGGCGATTTTGGAATCGGATCCCGAAGGTTGGCCATGTTGGAATTTTTGATCGTTCTTATTACGGGCGAGTCCTCGTCGAACGTGTGGAAGGGTTTGCAAATAAATCGGAGTGGGAAAGGGCCTACGAAGAAATATTTTTATTCGAAGAACAACTCCAAAGTTTTGGCACCATCATCCTTAAGTTTTGGTTGCACATCAGTTTTGAGGAACAATTCAATCGATTTGAAGCTCGCAAAAACGACCCACTCAAACGTTGGAAACTCACTGATGAAGATTGGCGTAATCGAGATAAATGGCCAATGTACGAAGAAGCTGCAAACGAAATGTTTGTGAAAACAGATTCTCCAAAAGCACCTTGGCACCTAGTACCTGCAAACGATAAATACTTTGCCCGGCTAATGGTGTTAGAAGCAGTCACAAAAAGATTAGAAGAAGAATTAGAATGA
- a CDS encoding MarR family winged helix-turn-helix transcriptional regulator, whose product MTEKTLLEPSHLKSHLGYHLRVVSNEVSHTFAKKLTSFDVTVAEWVILREMYSYDENTSPSNIAEITGLSRGAVSKLIDRLLQKGFVSREEGTIDRRYQEIKLTKHGKNLVPKLAKIADENDQTFFSCLTLSEKNHLRKILTKLAQLHKLNTNPIE is encoded by the coding sequence ATGACCGAAAAAACGCTTTTGGAACCAAGTCATTTGAAATCCCATTTAGGGTATCATCTACGCGTAGTCTCCAATGAGGTGTCTCATACCTTCGCTAAAAAATTAACCAGTTTTGATGTGACAGTTGCAGAATGGGTCATCTTACGAGAGATGTATTCTTATGATGAAAATACCTCACCAAGTAATATAGCAGAAATCACAGGCCTAAGCCGCGGCGCAGTTTCCAAACTCATCGATCGACTTTTACAAAAAGGGTTTGTGAGTAGAGAAGAAGGGACAATCGATCGCCGTTACCAAGAGATCAAATTGACGAAACATGGAAAAAATCTCGTCCCGAAACTTGCCAAAATTGCGGATGAGAATGATCAAACTTTTTTTTCATGTCTCACTTTATCAGAAAAAAACCATTTGAGAAAGATACTCACGAAGCTCGCACAGCTCCATAAATTAAATACCAATCCAATCGAATGA
- a CDS encoding DUF1398 family protein — MSNLSTKLLEAQKRAISLRPKVGGFPVLAEVLRQEGVTLNKWYLPSCQSVYRMQGGFLVQQGTPLVTGLHEIPNFQKEKLIEALRTDQEGKSTFLEFLMAAWKAGVVGYDVDFIERKVLYYGINGESYTEEYPAVVVD, encoded by the coding sequence ATGTCAAACTTAAGCACTAAACTATTAGAAGCCCAGAAACGAGCCATATCCCTTAGACCAAAAGTAGGTGGATTTCCAGTCCTTGCGGAAGTTTTACGACAAGAAGGTGTAACTCTAAACAAATGGTATTTGCCTTCTTGTCAATCCGTCTATCGGATGCAAGGTGGATTTCTTGTCCAACAAGGGACTCCATTGGTTACTGGTTTACATGAAATCCCAAACTTCCAAAAAGAAAAATTAATAGAAGCACTTCGTACAGACCAGGAAGGCAAAAGCACCTTCCTTGAATTTTTAATGGCTGCTTGGAAAGCAGGGGTTGTGGGGTATGATGTGGACTTTATCGAAAGGAAAGTTTTATACTACGGTATAAATGGCGAAAGTTATACAGAAGAATATCCTGCGGTTGTTGTGGATTAA
- a CDS encoding NAD(P)H-hydrate epimerase: MKYLPLFTNKESKTLDSLAISSLGFSEQTLMGMAALTVFHANEDLWKTAESIWVVCGTGGNGGDGYALAHFLFQEGYEVKVFQTAPNKNNAGKLYESLVKSTFGAIGNLEDFHKEETQTKEDSVLVVDALLGTGFLSPLTDEHHDLIDTINDSDVFFYRLSLDTPSGWDPHSLGQNEKKNHNFVFADSIEELGTRKWENVGFIYEKDNLIPRYYEAIGFPIRTHLTESNFSKRFYLESEPEKAIQVLKRKNKAHKYSVGSALFYGGGKGMEGAILLSESAFSRLGGGISKIFSPSQTITNLVLKEDLSKMAVTSDFQTIVNDPFYAKTKTLVVGPGLTAYPEGLAGWNLEVGKTLVLDAGAIPNFGTKLPIGERVILTPHVGELNRLTGKNHNSIQEAYDTLIPFTKENQVYVLLKSFVSLLVCPDGSSYVWESPNPKLATMGTGDLLSGILARYFSLEIDLSIPEAVLLALSFLDHSKQLEEPYPSANQILNSLVESL, translated from the coding sequence ATGAAATACCTACCTCTATTTACAAACAAAGAATCTAAAACTTTAGATTCTTTGGCTATTTCTTCCCTTGGGTTTTCAGAACAAACTCTAATGGGAATGGCCGCCTTAACAGTGTTTCATGCCAATGAAGACCTCTGGAAAACAGCAGAATCTATATGGGTGGTTTGCGGGACAGGTGGAAATGGAGGAGACGGGTATGCCCTCGCCCACTTCCTTTTCCAAGAAGGATACGAAGTTAAGGTTTTCCAAACAGCACCAAACAAAAACAATGCGGGAAAATTATACGAGTCTTTAGTAAAATCCACATTTGGTGCCATTGGCAACCTAGAGGATTTTCATAAAGAAGAAACCCAAACAAAAGAAGATTCGGTTTTAGTTGTGGATGCTCTACTTGGAACCGGTTTTTTATCCCCACTCACAGATGAGCACCATGATCTTATTGATACGATTAATGACTCCGATGTCTTTTTTTACCGCCTTTCTCTTGATACTCCTAGTGGTTGGGATCCACATTCCTTAGGTCAAAACGAGAAAAAAAACCATAATTTTGTCTTTGCAGATTCCATTGAAGAACTCGGAACCCGAAAGTGGGAAAATGTAGGATTTATCTACGAAAAAGACAATCTAATCCCAAGGTATTATGAAGCCATTGGATTTCCGATCCGAACCCACCTTACGGAATCAAATTTCTCAAAACGATTTTACTTAGAATCAGAACCCGAAAAAGCGATCCAAGTCCTCAAACGAAAAAACAAGGCACATAAATACAGTGTTGGCTCTGCATTGTTTTACGGCGGTGGAAAAGGAATGGAAGGAGCAATCCTTCTCTCTGAATCAGCCTTTTCTAGATTAGGTGGCGGAATTTCTAAAATTTTTTCTCCTTCACAAACCATCACAAACCTTGTTTTAAAAGAAGATCTCTCTAAGATGGCAGTGACATCTGATTTCCAAACCATAGTGAATGATCCATTTTATGCCAAAACCAAAACACTCGTAGTTGGCCCAGGACTCACTGCCTATCCGGAAGGTCTTGCTGGTTGGAACTTGGAAGTTGGGAAAACTTTGGTATTGGATGCAGGAGCCATTCCAAACTTTGGCACAAAACTCCCAATAGGCGAAAGAGTGATCCTCACTCCACATGTGGGTGAATTGAACCGACTCACAGGAAAAAACCACAATTCTATCCAAGAAGCCTATGATACACTGATTCCTTTTACAAAAGAAAACCAAGTGTATGTGTTATTAAAATCTTTTGTGAGCCTACTTGTGTGTCCAGATGGGTCTTCTTATGTATGGGAATCACCAAATCCGAAACTGGCAACGATGGGAACTGGGGACCTACTTTCAGGAATCCTTGCCAGGTATTTTAGTTTGGAAATAGATCTTTCCATTCCCGAAGCCGTATTACTAGCGTTATCGTTTCTCGACCATTCCAAACAATTGGAAGAACCTTACCCATCTGCAAACCAAATCCTAAACTCACTTGTGGAGTCATTATAA
- the rimP gene encoding ribosome maturation factor RimP — protein MVYTEENIRELILRVLAPPLALFSLQVQNRKNHALIEIELDHLTDRTGSASLEDCETVSRRLKEELDQWGEEFDFTLQVSSAGAERVLRLPEDLIRFQGLLVKLEVPLESGKWDKRLYRLGPVSGDSVELTLYDRKTRHKKNQKSVSMPIAEIRKGNLYLEI, from the coding sequence TTGGTATATACCGAGGAAAACATCAGAGAACTGATTTTACGAGTTCTCGCTCCACCTCTAGCGCTTTTTTCGCTCCAAGTACAGAATCGGAAAAACCACGCCCTCATTGAGATAGAACTGGATCATCTCACAGACAGAACTGGCTCTGCTAGTTTGGAAGATTGTGAGACTGTGTCTAGGAGACTCAAAGAGGAGCTGGACCAATGGGGAGAGGAATTTGATTTCACTCTCCAAGTCTCCTCCGCGGGAGCAGAACGTGTTTTACGTTTGCCGGAGGATTTAATTCGTTTCCAAGGACTTTTGGTGAAACTAGAAGTGCCGCTGGAATCAGGGAAATGGGACAAACGATTGTATCGTTTGGGACCGGTTTCGGGGGATTCCGTTGAGCTTACGCTTTACGATCGTAAAACTCGACACAAAAAGAACCAAAAATCGGTATCTATGCCCATCGCAGAAATACGAAAGGGTAATTTGTATTTAGAAATTTAA
- the nusA gene encoding transcription termination factor NusA: protein MATKQATKETGLFEAIQQFCQDKSLDRELVLGVIRDSLLAAYRKKVGLEAETDDRCQVEFGSDNKNEIIISVLRDVVAEKTTNPLEVSLEDAQKIDPKIEVGSQIRVFEKPQDLSRVLSSQAKQMVFQRLRDMEKELLYQEYKSKEGELTHGYFQRWKKDIMSIDLGKVEGIMLKKDQNPGEKYRQGDRLKAIISRVELRPREPMPVITLSRASGDFVKKLFEMEIPEVYDGIVEIRDVARIPSYRTKVVVTTSKSDVDPVGACVGMKGVRIQAIVRELGNERIDIVLHSDEPSVFIANAISPAKPVEVHVDRKRGDALVIVPDESLSLAIGINGSNVKLVSQLSGFKIDIKTVSQYNQELASPEAREKLDRLFNAQQEAMEESDDIYNQSGQEDEEEESGYTPLSEIPGLTPRIVGLLEAGGIKNVETLLEFSQEELSKISGIGKTTAEQILRLLRESIEWVEEG, encoded by the coding sequence ATGGCGACAAAACAAGCAACGAAAGAAACTGGGCTATTCGAAGCCATCCAACAATTCTGTCAGGACAAATCTCTTGATAGAGAACTCGTACTCGGGGTCATCCGCGACTCACTCCTTGCCGCTTATCGCAAAAAAGTCGGTTTAGAGGCGGAAACAGATGACCGCTGCCAGGTAGAATTTGGCTCCGACAACAAAAACGAAATCATCATCTCTGTGTTACGCGATGTCGTAGCAGAAAAAACAACAAACCCTCTCGAAGTATCTTTGGAAGATGCGCAGAAAATTGATCCAAAAATCGAAGTGGGTAGCCAAATCCGAGTGTTTGAAAAACCACAAGACTTGTCTCGAGTCCTCTCAAGCCAAGCCAAACAAATGGTTTTCCAACGCCTTCGTGACATGGAAAAAGAATTACTCTACCAAGAATACAAATCCAAAGAAGGGGAACTCACACACGGGTACTTCCAACGTTGGAAAAAAGACATCATGTCCATCGACCTAGGAAAGGTAGAAGGGATTATGCTGAAAAAAGACCAAAACCCTGGGGAAAAATACCGCCAAGGGGATCGTCTGAAAGCAATCATTTCTCGTGTGGAACTAAGGCCTCGTGAACCAATGCCAGTGATCACACTTTCTCGTGCCTCTGGTGACTTCGTGAAAAAACTCTTTGAAATGGAAATTCCAGAAGTGTATGACGGAATTGTCGAAATCAGAGATGTCGCTCGTATTCCATCTTACAGAACAAAGGTGGTTGTGACCACAAGTAAGTCCGACGTAGACCCAGTGGGAGCTTGTGTGGGAATGAAAGGGGTTCGTATCCAAGCAATTGTTCGCGAACTTGGAAACGAAAGGATCGACATTGTCCTCCATTCGGATGAACCAAGTGTGTTTATTGCCAATGCCATTTCTCCTGCAAAACCAGTGGAAGTGCATGTGGATAGAAAACGAGGGGATGCCCTTGTAATTGTTCCGGATGAATCTTTATCGCTTGCGATTGGAATCAACGGATCCAATGTAAAACTTGTTTCCCAACTTTCGGGATTCAAAATCGATATCAAAACTGTATCCCAATACAACCAAGAACTCGCGTCCCCTGAAGCTCGCGAAAAACTGGACCGACTTTTCAATGCCCAACAAGAAGCAATGGAAGAGTCAGATGACATTTACAACCAATCGGGGCAGGAAGATGAGGAAGAAGAGTCTGGTTACACACCTCTTTCCGAAATCCCAGGTCTCACTCCAAGGATCGTTGGCTTACTCGAAGCTGGTGGGATCAAAAATGTGGAAACCCTTCTTGAGTTCAGCCAGGAAGAACTTTCGAAAATTTCCGGAATCGGAAAAACTACGGCAGAACAAATTTTACGTCTGTTACGTGAGTCTATCGAATGGGTAGAAGAGGGTTAA
- the infB gene encoding translation initiation factor IF-2 — MEEQKSIKETLQQGASGDKTKKKLVIKKKTAAPSDEKKESSSGGQQQAAEVKQPSSTGGDKKKDLNELIREEAKRQGLGSGPQAPSQASPIVSRPDRKPEPLPQPERDKPPMDRKPESILSGDTSSPNYRSGGGQAGGNQGYFRKEDRNPIVSRPTTPRPQRPEGQTGGGYQGNRGPGQGGGYQGNRGPGQGGPGGGYQGNRGPGQGGGYQGNRGPGQGGPGGGYQGNRGPGQGGGYQGNRGPGQGGPGGYQGNRGARPIGQGGPGTGRPPGDAPFGAPPGGLPGAGGPGGAKKKVFDKEKGGREENENTKFFKQSFRKQKAQAAALAAVPKEISILENIQVGEIAKKLNLKPGEVISKLMKMGMMVTINNVIDAETASILADDYGCKVKIVSLYDETVIEEEKDAPEDYITRPPVVTIMGHVDHGKTKLLDTIRSSRVAEGESGGITQHIGAYQVETERGKIAFLDTPGHEAFTSMRARGASVTDIVVLVVAADDGVMPQTIEAINHAKEAEVPIIVAVNKIDLPAANPEKVRQELSNYGLQPEEWGGTTIFCDISAKSNIGIDKLLEMLIIQAELLDHKANPKRKAKGTIVEAKLDPGRGAVATVLIQNGTLRVGDAFVAGVHAGRVRAMYDDLGRSIKEAGPSFPALVTGLDGVPDAGAPFDVVIDDKEARTISHSRQDYERLGQSKNAATRVTLDNMSEIIKQGALKELKVIIKADVRGSTEAVKEALEKLSTADVRLNVIHAGTGAIVDSDIILASASNAIVIGFHTRANPKTVSLAEKEKVEIKYYSIIYDVVNEVKASMEGMLEPEKVENIIGKVEIRDVFKISKVGNIAGCMVKSGKVTKQAYVRVISSETGEITWEGKIKNLKRMKDDVADVLTGFECGILLDGFNDFSVGDEIEAYEIREIARKL, encoded by the coding sequence ATGGAAGAGCAAAAATCGATAAAAGAAACCCTCCAGCAGGGAGCCAGCGGTGACAAAACCAAGAAAAAACTTGTCATCAAAAAGAAAACGGCGGCCCCTTCTGATGAGAAAAAAGAATCCAGTTCTGGGGGCCAACAACAAGCGGCAGAAGTGAAACAACCTTCTTCCACTGGTGGGGACAAAAAGAAGGATTTAAACGAACTCATTCGCGAAGAAGCCAAACGACAAGGTCTCGGATCAGGTCCGCAAGCCCCTTCGCAAGCATCTCCGATTGTTTCTCGTCCCGACAGAAAACCGGAACCTCTTCCACAACCAGAAAGAGATAAACCTCCCATGGACCGTAAACCGGAATCCATCCTTTCTGGTGACACCTCTTCGCCAAACTACCGTTCGGGTGGTGGTCAAGCAGGTGGCAACCAAGGTTATTTTAGAAAAGAAGATCGTAATCCCATTGTAAGCCGACCAACAACTCCTCGTCCGCAAAGACCAGAAGGGCAAACAGGTGGTGGATACCAAGGAAACCGTGGTCCAGGACAGGGTGGCGGTTACCAAGGGAACAGAGGTCCAGGCCAAGGTGGTCCAGGTGGTGGTTACCAAGGGAATCGTGGTCCAGGACAGGGCGGCGGATACCAAGGGAACAGAGGCCCAGGCCAAGGTGGTCCAGGTGGTGGTTACCAAGGAAATCGTGGTCCAGGACAGGGCGGCGGATACCAAGGGAACAGAGGCCCAGGCCAAGGTGGTCCAGGTGGATACCAAGGAAACCGTGGCGCAAGACCAATTGGACAAGGTGGACCGGGTACCGGTAGACCTCCAGGTGATGCTCCGTTTGGTGCACCTCCAGGTGGACTTCCTGGTGCAGGTGGACCAGGTGGTGCCAAAAAGAAAGTATTCGATAAAGAAAAAGGTGGAAGGGAAGAAAACGAAAACACTAAGTTTTTCAAACAATCCTTTCGCAAACAAAAGGCACAGGCTGCAGCTCTTGCCGCTGTACCAAAAGAAATCTCTATTTTAGAAAACATCCAAGTGGGTGAGATTGCTAAAAAACTAAACCTGAAACCAGGGGAAGTGATTAGTAAACTCATGAAGATGGGAATGATGGTAACGATCAATAATGTGATCGATGCCGAAACTGCATCGATTCTTGCAGACGATTACGGCTGTAAGGTGAAAATTGTTTCTCTTTACGATGAAACTGTCATCGAAGAAGAAAAGGATGCACCAGAAGATTATATCACTCGTCCTCCTGTTGTTACCATTATGGGTCACGTTGACCATGGTAAAACAAAACTCCTCGATACCATTCGGTCTTCCCGGGTGGCAGAAGGGGAATCGGGTGGAATCACTCAGCACATTGGTGCCTACCAAGTAGAAACGGAACGCGGAAAAATCGCCTTCTTGGATACACCTGGTCACGAAGCGTTCACTTCGATGAGAGCACGTGGTGCATCTGTTACCGATATCGTGGTACTCGTTGTTGCTGCTGATGATGGGGTGATGCCTCAAACGATTGAAGCGATCAACCACGCCAAAGAAGCAGAAGTTCCGATCATTGTTGCGGTCAACAAAATTGACCTACCTGCAGCAAACCCAGAAAAGGTGAGACAAGAACTTTCTAATTATGGATTACAACCAGAAGAATGGGGTGGAACTACCATCTTCTGTGATATATCAGCAAAAAGTAATATTGGAATTGATAAACTGTTAGAGATGCTCATCATCCAAGCAGAACTCCTAGATCACAAAGCCAATCCGAAACGAAAAGCAAAAGGAACCATTGTAGAAGCAAAACTCGATCCAGGTCGTGGTGCTGTGGCAACGGTTCTCATCCAAAACGGAACCCTCCGTGTGGGAGATGCCTTTGTTGCAGGAGTGCATGCAGGACGTGTTCGTGCGATGTATGACGACCTTGGTCGTTCCATCAAAGAAGCAGGCCCATCCTTTCCGGCTCTTGTAACGGGACTCGATGGAGTTCCTGATGCAGGTGCTCCATTTGATGTGGTGATTGATGACAAAGAAGCACGAACGATCTCTCATAGCCGTCAAGATTATGAAAGACTCGGCCAATCGAAAAATGCTGCAACTCGTGTGACACTCGACAATATGAGTGAGATCATCAAACAAGGTGCTCTCAAAGAACTCAAAGTCATCATCAAAGCGGACGTTCGTGGATCTACGGAAGCGGTAAAAGAAGCTCTCGAAAAACTTTCGACTGCAGATGTTCGCCTCAATGTGATCCATGCAGGAACGGGTGCGATTGTGGATTCCGATATTATCTTAGCTTCAGCATCGAATGCAATCGTGATTGGTTTCCATACTCGTGCGAATCCAAAAACGGTTTCCCTTGCTGAGAAAGAAAAAGTCGAAATCAAATACTATAGCATCATCTACGATGTGGTCAATGAAGTGAAAGCGTCCATGGAAGGAATGCTCGAACCTGAAAAAGTGGAAAACATCATTGGTAAAGTCGAAATCCGCGATGTATTCAAAATCTCCAAAGTGGGGAACATTGCAGGTTGTATGGTGAAATCCGGTAAGGTGACAAAACAAGCTTACGTTCGTGTGATTTCCAGCGAAACAGGTGAGATCACTTGGGAAGGGAAAATCAAAAACCTCAAACGTATGAAAGACGATGTGGCTGATGTTCTCACTGGATTTGAGTGTGGTATCTTACTCGATGGATTCAATGACTTCTCTGTGGGTGACGAAATCGAAGCATACGAGATTCGCGAGATTGCTCGTAAACTGTAA
- the rbfA gene encoding 30S ribosome-binding factor RbfA: protein MNPIRMKKLESEIIRLISSAILEGKVKDPRVFLPSFHRIEISEDLRYAKVYFTALCNNNERKKLTQGLVSCAGFLSSLVGKNLHLHTNPKFSFVWDNNYIKSLDVIRLIDESAPKTLFEELHSDGTDEDTDEEENSSRENKEAESNNSESEITDSHSDFPSKENQK, encoded by the coding sequence ATGAATCCCATTCGAATGAAAAAACTCGAATCGGAGATCATTCGCCTCATCTCCTCTGCGATTTTGGAAGGCAAGGTAAAAGACCCTCGGGTCTTTTTACCGAGTTTCCATCGCATTGAAATCAGCGAAGACTTACGGTATGCGAAAGTTTACTTCACAGCCCTTTGTAATAATAACGAAAGAAAAAAACTCACACAAGGACTTGTATCTTGTGCGGGATTTTTATCCTCTCTTGTCGGAAAAAACCTCCACTTACATACAAACCCCAAGTTTAGTTTTGTCTGGGATAATAACTACATCAAAAGTTTGGATGTGATTCGTCTCATTGATGAATCTGCCCCAAAAACTTTATTCGAAGAACTCCATTCAGATGGAACAGATGAGGATACGGATGAAGAGGAAAACTCTTCTCGGGAAAACAAAGAGGCAGAGTCAAACAACTCAGAAAGTGAAATAACGGATTCCCATTCAGATTTTCCCTCAAAAGAAAACCAAAAATAA
- the truB gene encoding tRNA pseudouridine(55) synthase TruB, producing the protein MAKPYRSGFLFVYKPPGITSSDLVLKTKRLLNQKSVGHTGTLDRFAEGLLILPCGDYTAFSQVFLGKDKTYLAEVVVGLRTDSGDPDGIVEVDERESSLPIFHSKFPIQSLEEELQNLTKLTTQKAPKISALKVGGKRQSDLFREGTVVEEKERAITIHSIKDIQKTESGFSFRVHVSSGTYIRKLVLDLSDKWGIPLSLGRLVRESIGEYDVSGAKTLEDITASDLKNWKEVFPLPLRIVDETEKKAVIHGGYIWDKLPKADSLGFYIVDEDEATILAWCSYEEKPNHIPYRYRKVFFDPSAKIMFSK; encoded by the coding sequence ATGGCAAAACCCTACCGATCTGGATTTTTATTTGTTTATAAACCACCTGGGATTACCAGTTCTGATTTGGTTTTAAAGACCAAACGTTTGTTAAATCAAAAATCGGTGGGACATACGGGAACTCTTGACCGGTTTGCCGAAGGCCTACTCATTTTACCTTGTGGGGACTACACTGCCTTCTCTCAAGTTTTCCTTGGAAAAGACAAAACCTATTTGGCAGAAGTAGTTGTGGGGCTTCGCACGGACTCAGGTGACCCCGATGGAATTGTCGAAGTTGATGAAAGGGAATCCTCACTCCCAATCTTTCATTCTAAATTTCCGATCCAAAGTTTGGAAGAAGAACTACAAAACCTCACAAAGCTCACAACCCAAAAAGCACCGAAAATTTCCGCTCTGAAAGTAGGGGGCAAACGCCAATCTGACCTTTTTCGGGAAGGAACAGTGGTAGAAGAAAAAGAACGCGCCATCACCATCCATTCCATAAAAGACATACAAAAAACAGAGTCCGGATTTTCGTTCCGAGTCCATGTAAGTTCAGGGACATACATTCGTAAACTAGTCCTCGACCTTTCCGACAAGTGGGGGATCCCACTGTCTCTCGGTAGGCTTGTGCGAGAATCGATCGGTGAGTATGATGTCAGTGGTGCCAAAACTCTGGAGGATATCACCGCAAGTGACCTCAAAAACTGGAAAGAAGTGTTTCCTTTGCCACTACGGATTGTAGACGAGACGGAAAAAAAAGCGGTAATCCACGGGGGTTACATCTGGGACAAACTCCCGAAAGCGGATTCCCTTGGGTTTTATATCGTGGACGAGGACGAGGCCACCATCCTTGCTTGGTGTTCTTATGAAGAGAAACCGAACCACATTCCATACCGCTACCGAAAAGTATTTTTTGACCCTTCTGCAAAAATTATGTTTTCTAAATGA
- the rpsO gene encoding 30S ribosomal protein S15 — MITKEQKQQIIATFGSKPNDTGSAEVQIALLDSRIKDLTEHFKVNKKDFHSRRGLIAMVNQRKSLLEYLKRSNLESYKKLIEKLGLRK, encoded by the coding sequence ATGATCACAAAAGAACAAAAACAGCAGATCATTGCTACATTCGGTAGCAAACCAAACGACACAGGTTCTGCAGAAGTACAAATCGCTCTTCTCGACTCTCGTATTAAAGACCTTACTGAACACTTCAAAGTGAACAAGAAGGACTTTCACTCTCGCCGCGGTCTAATCGCAATGGTGAACCAGAGAAAGAGTTTGTTGGAATACCTAAAACGTTCCAACTTAGAAAGTTATAAAAAGCTGATTGAAAAACTCGGCCTTAGGAAATAA